From one Thalassoroseus pseudoceratinae genomic stretch:
- a CDS encoding PPC domain-containing protein, with amino-acid sequence MNQLEIGEEVDGRISSYGEVDRYRVNLTAGQTYVFQTEAGVNVDLKLRLFEPDGSLIIEDRNGGPNLSSRIEWTPEESGDFELAVTGAGYFNTGSYELLASEVDPSTLTGMDRFPDARSLAIGAIDYATLGFGSAQRVYQLETTSGDSYSISVKPQPSYFGTSFLGVSLTLYAANGKSVLAIDEGNAVGELAEIDFVATASEPVYLVVRPTQGFGAATVTVNELEIGREIQGRISAGEVDRYRVNLTSGRTYVFQTEANANVDLSLQLFDSEGSLVVEDHDGGRGLSPRIEWTAQESGEYELAVKGASYFHIGDYALLASDVDPLTLTGRDRFPDARLLSVDSTELASLSFGSELLVYQLDTASGDSYAISVKPQPSLFGPSSLGVSLTLYTADGKSVLVTNEGNAIGETARIDFKATTSEPVYLAVAPAQGYGKVTINAELLDVVVEDQNLAGAAAEQLVGGLTAIRDVLTKYIENKQDSYSSEAESLRVSALTALSREAETLIESIKLENVNTSADLRAALETAGLSVDSLANDQQLAKIFLSGEGVLVEVGYSNVVDIAEDEMGFRKNILPSIDNLPAINFPQDMLGTGEFRVDLRFGLDADGWYMLPGTVLDGIIAASSATKTSRDDSASSADFQMQTESRLSLTTVRGDGRVRLEDLGTTIDALTIEIEGHSEIDLTTELRLPGLDPINARGNWVWTLDAHNGYELKSEHSGFDDAGLLDSLTVAIMDGIHQFGSSAQVLADRLNALDFIDADSSSTITNGLTRQFSLGDAETSIEVLQSIGFTVQSAISSFDLFAYSFNGGVLPQDLLVLQHQGNRTQQLTFEADDTTSFGVNNSSIEASISGNIEGDADTTTDLRFGLESSGQFFVQEGGRVGVNVAASGNLDGQAKSGKSISGSLAAEGELAADVVWILDDGDAIESERLYLASTELIEALANADSVTVSGQLNLNELRLTLNVPGLPQNATAVELEGTGTWNLADESGEFQLDSNALINSLASDVVRRLDEFANRADSFADKASGLPLVGPQITTSIQSLIDSTLRFNLPEEGILPFLESRGLTVATVVSPEELLSGNVTDLITLEYSHSETPEAWMLGNSTALDAANGIGFDLQGELTAQPSLDLQLVFGLDTVGGIYVQEGSSAELSLTVDTSDTGLTAEVEIPGLTSVHGTVVGLSNQHVADAGFSLVVNDFDSTDEERLYLYDETEGGLILALENEQALSLQARADLLATLSIENPLSNLPRFVTDTLPLDTITGIPQTLEWMASLHYDAATDEFSYTLDGNDWSEIIGALQNSESLQDALFQVMIDQFAENNPIPKSVQEFFGKKLGFFQQNILDLLDVPEAAQFVLAPEAFRGQTLAQIQSESGNNDQLSLQFELFSPSNIEKFLTGQPYDIFSLDVDQTFESSIGEITALPETTLFSYFGIVNIELGVTLEPSIEFGFDFTVGLDTEGFYLEENDIDGVSNPHITFGGGITGNVAATGNLFVVLDLVEVTADVGLDAFGGFTFNAPESSNDSKVRPSDIIEPDNIDVSVGLDLDLGLQGEVGIVDANIVLQTERLSRVIPLYRNEAGTLSDIQDRLQEFKDEFESTGKEAIFLAAKTGKPQIVAAAAYLLYQETQSYVGTAVQLVREYEVDLVDVAKALSSGLNANLKDVAAAVYAVNQDLAETASILYQHVTSDLSEIAKALFEGTQANNVQILDAIKDGILRELAESIGESIGNWTGTGGQRLSHLDEDLRQQVRTAANDIKAIIKSIDVELDVNLSQLDDQAIDLLFELRANLFGEVDQVVSSANQTIKDIHQKYSQLKVESFRSLVDAVGQAIAGAQKLRDDSIETVKQTIASLNEKIDDHLQDIKDAIGDFEDEKARIDAEIAKRINSLPWPLNRIASELDRIRREGESLIKSAREARDKLVKDARQQIEWAQDQIDDRRAEITAFVDQFINDRQMQIEQIANFDWEVDASDYSLGDWITNEINIWARDFFEMQVRDAIQENPARDWRAWIQEKLGELYEQQGIAPSPSQIQSDIEILDNLGWISPLESHVSVYESISDGLDYLTDGLNAIRGDESFHDALDTVEVFLTDLESGTVNVIPDHVIEALEKIKSAANFLTDAPFGSGIGGGGGIGWTPGISQLPKAIDAIQSAIEDVINIPKLLSNPAPSTEIILEQLADTLVFEGPGQLDAAALSVWGPGQAIIDGTIGRITSMSERFARIHNELRPENPFFPGQRLSLGTFTDQVASTTRRLSERILEIGTSWGEQVRTHHEDGLRPLIEVFQAAARNRFESLEETRDSIRRRLNSFEEAFHELSDDEQNMLRQELFGHARLNEFNENETISAGFRQNVEGILDNFVNYIRKTPETLGRELQDIFYHHFGTEPDFSDSVIKKLRAGDSAGAARALIGGVLYEVPRDRLLYGMGYVVDSVIDTGSEFVGLFYGRKLTAAEQEAAKSIFHDQLPPLDEIRVVETPFEGAGMVGGLVIFIGSEDPLQDLPLFAHELTHIYQDHHPQLSGTLGATKEQIHSLAGGPDPYEYQLTPDTDWYELGMEQQAEIVETWQSHLEAGGTNSTTSIGSIPDINDVHTYWSLLTQAGLF; translated from the coding sequence TTGAATCAACTCGAAATTGGCGAAGAAGTCGATGGGCGGATTTCTTCGTATGGCGAAGTTGACCGATACCGCGTCAACCTGACTGCGGGACAAACCTACGTGTTCCAGACTGAAGCCGGCGTGAATGTGGACTTGAAACTCCGTCTGTTCGAACCGGATGGATCACTGATCATCGAAGACCGCAACGGTGGACCGAATCTATCATCGCGAATCGAGTGGACGCCTGAAGAGTCCGGTGACTTCGAACTTGCTGTCACGGGAGCAGGTTACTTTAACACCGGAAGTTATGAGTTACTTGCCTCCGAAGTTGATCCGTCAACCTTGACTGGCATGGATCGTTTTCCCGATGCTCGATCATTAGCGATCGGAGCTATCGACTATGCGACGCTTGGCTTTGGTTCGGCGCAGCGTGTGTATCAGCTGGAAACGACTTCCGGCGACTCCTATTCAATTTCTGTGAAGCCACAGCCTTCCTACTTTGGTACTTCATTCTTGGGGGTTTCGCTAACTCTGTACGCGGCCAACGGAAAGTCTGTCTTGGCGATCGACGAAGGAAATGCTGTCGGAGAACTCGCGGAAATTGATTTTGTAGCGACAGCCTCGGAGCCAGTCTATCTGGTCGTGAGACCGACCCAGGGCTTCGGAGCGGCGACCGTGACGGTCAATGAACTCGAAATCGGCCGAGAGATCCAAGGACGAATTTCAGCTGGTGAAGTTGACCGATACCGTGTCAATCTGACATCCGGGAGAACCTATGTTTTCCAGACGGAAGCAAATGCAAATGTTGATTTGTCACTTCAGCTGTTCGATTCAGAAGGGTCGCTGGTTGTTGAGGACCACGACGGTGGACGAGGTCTTTCCCCGCGTATTGAATGGACCGCTCAAGAGTCAGGCGAATACGAGCTTGCTGTTAAAGGTGCAAGCTATTTTCACATTGGAGACTACGCGTTGCTTGCCTCCGATGTCGATCCGTTAACTCTTACGGGTAGAGATCGATTTCCCGATGCTCGATTACTGTCCGTCGATTCGACCGAACTTGCTTCGCTCAGTTTTGGTTCGGAGCTACTTGTGTATCAGCTGGATACAGCTTCTGGTGACTCCTACGCAATTTCTGTGAAGCCACAACCTTCCTTATTCGGGCCTTCGTCCTTGGGAGTTTCGCTGACTTTGTACACTGCCGATGGAAAGTCCGTCTTGGTAACTAACGAAGGAAATGCTATCGGGGAGACCGCGAGGATCGACTTCAAGGCGACGACATCTGAGCCCGTCTATTTAGCCGTAGCCCCGGCACAGGGTTACGGAAAAGTGACCATTAACGCTGAGTTACTGGATGTGGTTGTTGAAGACCAGAATTTGGCCGGAGCAGCAGCTGAACAACTTGTGGGTGGTCTCACGGCCATACGCGACGTCCTGACAAAATACATTGAGAATAAGCAAGACAGCTATTCCTCGGAAGCAGAATCCCTTCGAGTCTCCGCGTTGACGGCACTTAGTCGAGAAGCAGAAACGCTGATCGAGTCGATCAAACTTGAAAATGTTAATACTAGCGCCGACTTGCGAGCTGCTCTCGAAACTGCCGGTCTTTCAGTTGACTCGTTGGCGAATGACCAGCAACTCGCCAAAATCTTCCTTTCAGGCGAAGGAGTTTTGGTCGAGGTCGGCTACTCGAATGTCGTCGACATTGCGGAAGATGAAATGGGTTTTCGCAAAAACATTCTCCCAAGTATCGATAACCTGCCTGCGATCAACTTTCCGCAAGACATGTTGGGCACAGGCGAGTTCCGTGTCGATTTGCGTTTTGGACTTGATGCAGATGGTTGGTACATGCTTCCCGGAACCGTCCTGGACGGAATCATAGCTGCGTCATCCGCAACAAAAACTAGCCGGGACGATTCAGCCAGTAGTGCAGATTTCCAAATGCAGACCGAATCCAGACTCTCACTGACAACCGTCAGAGGCGACGGACGAGTCCGCCTAGAAGATCTCGGAACAACGATAGACGCTCTTACAATCGAGATTGAAGGTCATTCAGAAATTGATCTCACAACCGAGCTTAGATTGCCCGGTCTAGATCCCATCAATGCTCGTGGCAATTGGGTTTGGACGCTCGATGCCCACAACGGCTATGAACTAAAATCAGAGCATTCAGGGTTTGACGACGCTGGACTGCTCGACTCCCTTACTGTCGCGATTATGGACGGTATTCATCAGTTCGGCTCATCCGCTCAAGTGCTCGCGGATCGATTGAATGCACTTGACTTTATTGATGCAGACTCATCAAGCACGATAACCAATGGGCTCACAAGGCAATTCTCACTCGGCGATGCAGAGACTTCAATTGAGGTACTGCAGTCTATTGGATTTACCGTGCAGTCGGCAATTAGTTCGTTCGATCTCTTCGCTTACAGCTTCAACGGTGGTGTGCTTCCACAAGACTTGTTGGTCCTTCAACATCAAGGCAACCGGACTCAGCAGCTAACCTTTGAGGCAGACGACACGACATCCTTTGGTGTGAACAACTCATCAATCGAAGCTAGCATATCAGGAAATATCGAGGGAGATGCAGACACCACGACCGATCTCCGATTCGGGCTCGAAAGTTCTGGTCAGTTCTTCGTGCAGGAAGGTGGACGAGTGGGTGTCAATGTCGCTGCCAGCGGGAATCTGGATGGTCAAGCGAAATCCGGAAAATCGATTTCTGGATCTTTGGCCGCTGAAGGTGAACTGGCTGCTGATGTCGTCTGGATCTTGGACGACGGTGATGCCATTGAATCGGAGCGGCTTTATCTCGCATCAACTGAATTGATCGAGGCCTTGGCAAACGCAGACAGTGTGACAGTATCCGGTCAACTCAATCTGAACGAATTGCGACTGACGTTGAACGTCCCCGGCCTTCCGCAGAACGCAACTGCTGTTGAATTGGAAGGGACCGGCACTTGGAATCTGGCGGACGAATCAGGCGAATTCCAGCTGGATTCGAATGCCCTCATCAACTCGCTCGCCAGCGACGTTGTGCGTCGACTCGACGAGTTCGCCAATCGTGCGGATTCGTTCGCGGACAAGGCTTCCGGGTTACCGCTCGTCGGCCCTCAGATCACCACCTCGATACAGTCCCTGATTGACTCAACCCTTCGGTTCAATTTGCCGGAAGAAGGCATACTGCCGTTTCTCGAGTCTCGCGGGTTGACTGTTGCTACTGTCGTGTCGCCGGAAGAATTGTTGAGCGGGAATGTCACTGATCTTATCACGTTAGAATACTCTCATTCGGAGACACCGGAAGCTTGGATGCTTGGGAATTCGACGGCTCTTGATGCGGCCAATGGAATTGGGTTCGACCTACAGGGAGAACTCACGGCCCAGCCCAGTCTCGATCTTCAACTCGTGTTCGGCTTGGACACCGTTGGTGGTATCTACGTTCAAGAGGGTTCCTCAGCTGAACTATCTCTGACTGTTGACACCTCTGACACAGGACTTACGGCCGAAGTCGAAATTCCGGGACTGACCTCGGTGCATGGTACAGTCGTAGGCCTGTCAAACCAGCATGTCGCCGATGCTGGATTCAGCTTGGTCGTGAACGACTTTGACTCGACAGACGAAGAGCGACTTTACCTATATGACGAAACGGAAGGCGGCCTGATTTTAGCCCTCGAAAACGAACAGGCACTTAGCCTTCAGGCCCGTGCGGATCTTCTCGCCACACTCTCAATCGAGAATCCACTCAGCAACTTGCCACGGTTTGTCACCGATACTTTGCCGCTTGACACGATTACGGGCATCCCGCAAACGCTCGAGTGGATGGCCAGTCTTCACTACGACGCAGCAACCGACGAGTTTTCTTACACGCTTGATGGTAACGACTGGTCAGAAATCATTGGAGCTCTTCAAAATTCTGAGAGCCTTCAAGATGCGCTGTTTCAAGTGATGATCGATCAGTTCGCCGAGAATAACCCAATCCCCAAATCCGTGCAGGAATTCTTCGGCAAAAAACTCGGGTTCTTCCAACAAAACATTCTCGATCTGCTCGACGTGCCCGAGGCCGCACAATTCGTCTTGGCACCAGAAGCATTTCGTGGCCAAACACTCGCGCAGATTCAGTCCGAGAGTGGCAATAACGATCAATTGAGTCTGCAGTTCGAGCTTTTTTCGCCAAGCAACATTGAAAAGTTCCTGACAGGTCAGCCTTATGACATCTTCAGCCTGGACGTCGACCAAACGTTCGAATCGTCAATCGGTGAAATCACGGCACTTCCCGAAACGACGCTCTTTAGCTACTTCGGAATTGTTAACATCGAGCTGGGCGTCACACTCGAACCTTCGATCGAGTTCGGATTCGACTTTACGGTTGGATTGGACACGGAAGGGTTCTATCTTGAGGAAAACGACATTGATGGCGTTTCAAACCCACATATTACGTTTGGCGGTGGAATCACAGGAAACGTCGCAGCTACCGGCAATTTATTTGTCGTACTTGACCTTGTCGAAGTGACCGCGGACGTCGGTCTCGATGCATTTGGCGGATTCACGTTTAATGCTCCGGAGAGTTCCAACGATTCCAAAGTTCGTCCAAGCGACATTATCGAACCAGACAACATTGATGTCTCAGTCGGTCTCGATCTCGACCTCGGTCTGCAAGGCGAAGTTGGGATTGTTGACGCGAATATCGTCCTTCAAACCGAACGACTGTCTCGTGTTATTCCCCTTTACCGTAACGAAGCCGGTACGCTCTCGGACATCCAAGACCGTCTCCAAGAATTCAAGGATGAATTTGAATCAACTGGAAAGGAAGCAATCTTTCTAGCCGCGAAAACCGGAAAGCCCCAGATCGTTGCTGCGGCCGCCTACCTACTCTATCAAGAGACACAAAGTTATGTTGGGACGGCAGTACAGTTAGTTCGAGAATACGAAGTTGACTTGGTCGATGTCGCAAAGGCACTTTCGAGTGGACTCAATGCTAATCTGAAAGACGTTGCCGCCGCAGTTTACGCGGTCAATCAGGACCTGGCAGAAACAGCTAGCATCCTCTACCAACATGTGACGAGTGACCTTAGCGAAATCGCAAAGGCACTCTTTGAAGGCACTCAAGCGAATAACGTGCAGATTCTCGATGCGATCAAGGATGGAATCCTGCGAGAACTTGCCGAATCGATTGGTGAGAGCATCGGAAATTGGACTGGGACCGGGGGCCAGAGACTTTCACATCTGGATGAAGACTTGCGACAGCAAGTCCGCACCGCGGCGAATGACATCAAGGCGATTATCAAATCGATCGATGTTGAACTTGATGTGAATCTCAGTCAGTTAGACGATCAGGCAATTGACTTGCTCTTTGAGCTCCGCGCAAATCTCTTTGGAGAGGTCGATCAAGTTGTTAGTTCCGCGAATCAAACGATCAAGGATATCCACCAGAAGTATTCGCAACTAAAAGTTGAATCCTTTAGGTCGTTAGTCGACGCAGTAGGGCAAGCGATTGCTGGTGCACAGAAGCTTCGAGATGACTCGATCGAGACTGTGAAGCAAACAATTGCGTCCCTGAATGAAAAAATTGATGACCATTTGCAGGATATTAAAGATGCTATTGGCGACTTTGAAGACGAGAAAGCACGGATTGATGCAGAGATTGCTAAAAGAATCAATAGCCTGCCTTGGCCGCTGAATCGCATTGCTAGTGAATTGGATCGAATCCGGCGGGAGGGTGAGTCACTTATCAAGTCCGCCCGCGAAGCTCGGGACAAACTTGTAAAGGATGCAAGACAACAGATTGAGTGGGCTCAGGATCAGATCGATGATCGACGGGCCGAGATTACTGCCTTTGTTGATCAGTTCATCAATGATCGGCAAATGCAGATTGAACAAATTGCAAACTTCGACTGGGAAGTCGACGCGTCGGATTATAGTCTCGGTGATTGGATCACAAACGAAATCAACATTTGGGCACGCGACTTCTTTGAAATGCAGGTCCGTGACGCGATTCAGGAAAATCCAGCTCGTGACTGGCGGGCGTGGATCCAGGAAAAACTCGGAGAACTCTACGAGCAACAAGGAATCGCGCCGAGTCCATCTCAAATCCAATCTGATATCGAAATCTTGGACAATCTCGGTTGGATTTCCCCTCTCGAAAGTCATGTTTCCGTGTACGAAAGCATTTCGGACGGTTTAGATTATCTCACGGACGGACTGAATGCGATACGGGGCGATGAATCCTTTCACGATGCACTCGATACTGTCGAAGTGTTCCTGACTGATTTGGAGTCGGGAACAGTAAATGTGATTCCAGATCATGTGATCGAAGCTCTAGAGAAGATCAAATCGGCTGCAAACTTTTTGACTGACGCGCCGTTTGGCTCCGGGATCGGCGGTGGTGGTGGCATCGGATGGACGCCTGGCATCTCGCAATTGCCGAAAGCCATCGACGCAATCCAGTCGGCAATTGAAGACGTAATCAATATTCCGAAACTGTTATCGAATCCAGCCCCTTCGACAGAAATCATCCTTGAACAACTCGCTGACACACTCGTGTTTGAAGGGCCGGGCCAATTAGACGCAGCGGCTTTGTCAGTTTGGGGTCCTGGTCAAGCAATCATAGATGGGACGATCGGGCGAATCACTTCAATGTCGGAGCGATTCGCAAGGATTCACAATGAACTTCGACCCGAGAATCCGTTTTTCCCCGGCCAACGTTTGTCTCTAGGAACATTCACTGACCAGGTTGCATCAACGACACGCAGGCTGTCCGAGAGAATCTTGGAGATCGGCACTTCATGGGGTGAGCAGGTGCGTACACATCATGAAGATGGCTTGCGACCCCTCATCGAAGTGTTCCAGGCAGCTGCGCGGAATCGATTCGAATCGCTTGAGGAAACTCGAGACAGCATCCGGCGACGATTGAATTCATTTGAGGAGGCTTTCCACGAATTGAGTGACGACGAGCAAAACATGCTTCGGCAAGAGCTGTTCGGGCACGCGAGGCTCAACGAGTTCAACGAAAACGAAACGATCTCCGCCGGATTTCGTCAAAACGTAGAAGGCATTCTCGACAACTTTGTCAACTATATTCGGAAGACGCCCGAGACCTTGGGACGTGAATTACAGGATATCTTCTACCACCACTTCGGAACCGAACCAGACTTTTCTGATTCAGTCATCAAGAAGCTGCGAGCTGGAGATTCGGCCGGAGCAGCACGCGCGTTGATTGGTGGCGTGCTTTACGAAGTCCCCCGCGATCGTCTTCTCTACGGAATGGGATATGTCGTGGACTCAGTGATCGATACGGGCTCCGAATTTGTCGGGTTGTTCTATGGCCGCAAATTGACTGCTGCGGAGCAAGAAGCGGCAAAATCGATCTTTCATGATCAACTCCCACCACTTGACGAAATACGCGTGGTAGAAACCCCGTTTGAGGGGGCCGGAATGGTTGGCGGATTAGTCATCTTTATTGGGAGCGAAGACCCGCTCCAGGATCTGCCGTTGTTCGCCCACGAGTTGACCCACATCTACCAAGATCATCACCCCCAACTTTCGGGCACGTTGGGCGCCACCAAGGAACAGATT